gggggagagaagaGACCAAGGCTCCCGTTTCCTCTGCAACCCTCCTGCCCGAGTTATCCCACAAAGTCCCCGGGAAGAGCCGCTTTTATTGAACGCGGGCGAGACTCCCGCCTTCTTCCCTTGGCCGGCTGCGGggactcttctcctctcccctcccccttctccccggacCGGCGGTGGGGACCGGCACACTCACACGCAAGATCCCTTGACCTCGACGCGGAGTtgagaagggatggaggaggagggggaagaaaagaagaaaaaaaaaaaaagggggggggcgtGGGAGGGGGGGGTCCTCCCAAAGGCCAACTTTTTAACCAGCtggtccttcccccccccccggggggctgcCAGGATGCGCGCTCTGATTGGCTGCCTCCCGCTCATTTATAGGCCGTCAatcaaagcccccccccccaattgagAAAGGGAGCTAGAGCGGCCGCCGGGGACCCGCAGCGCACCAGGACGGTCCCCAGGTTTTGTTGTGCCGTTGTTTttcggtggggtggggtggggggggaaaggtTGCGCTTTTTTGGCGTGTCCGGGCGGTGGTGGTTTTGTGGTGTTTGggggctccccacccccccccgccccgaccctccccgggccccccccccgccttgggCTCCCCCGCCTTGGGCTCTGTTCTGCCGTCCGGTTGAAGGCGGGGGAGCGGAGGCGCCCGCAGAAGTTCCCGCACTCGGTCCCGCCGCCCTGGTCCGAGCTGGCTCACCTGCTGCCGGCCCCGGCCATGTACAGCATGTTGGACGGGGGGGACATGAAGAGCCCCggggcccctcccgccccgggcggCAACGCGGGCCCGGGGGGCAACGGCAAGGCCGGCGgaggggccggagccggagccggagccggaggagGGGGCGACCAGGACCGGGTCAAGCGGCCCATGAACGCCTTCATGGTCTGGTCCCGCGGGCAGCGGCGCAAGATGGCCCAGGAGAACCCCAAGATGCACAACTCGGAGATCAGCAAGCGCCTGGGCGCCGACTGGAAGCTGCTGACGGACGCCGAGAAGCGGCCCTTCATCGACGAGGCCAAGCGGCTGCGGGCCGTGCACATGAAGGAGTATCCGGATTATAAATACCGGCCGCGGAGAAAGACCAAGACGCTGCTGAAGAAGGACAAGTACTCGCTGCCGGCCAACCTGctggccccgggggccggcgccGTGGGGAGCCCCGTGGCGgtgggccagaggctggacgGCTACGCCCACGTCAACGGCTGGACCAACGGGGCCTACTCGCTGATGCCCGACCAGCTGGGCTACCCGCAGCACCCGGCCATGGGCGGCCCGCAGCTGCCGCAGATGCACCGCTACGACATGGCCGGGCTGCAGTACGGACCGGTCATGCCGGCGGCCCAGAGCTAcatggcggccgccgccgccgccgccgcctacgGGGCCGTGTCCCCGGCCGCCTACGGCCAGcagcctccggcctcctcctccgccgccgccgccgccgccgccgccgccgccatgagcctgggcccgggaccgGCCGGCGGCTCCGTCGTCAAGTCGGAGCCCAgctcgcccccgcccgccctcccctcgCACCCCTCCTCGCACTCCTCGCACTCGCAGCGGGCTTGCCTGGGCGACCTGCGGGATATGATCAGCATGTACCTGCCGCCCGGCGGCGACGCCACAGACCCTTCCTCCCTGCAGGGAGGCCGCTTGCACGGCGTCCACCAGCACTACCAGACTGCCGGGACGGGGGTCAACGGCACCGTGCCGCTCACTCACATCTGACAGGCCCCGGACCTCCAGCCCCcggaccctctccctctcctcctcctcctcctccggccgggCCCGCAGACTTCagagccgcccccctccctccccggacaACCCCGACGTCTGTTTCGGTGccgtccccctcccttcggggCATCCTCCCGACGACGAACCgagcgggaccccccccccccgcccccctcccttccctctccgggTCGCCCGACGCTTGGGAACTTCCTTGGAAGTTGGGAATCTCCGACTCCGAAAGATCACCCCTTgtttggagagaggggtggggggaggaaagcgCGGTTCGACGGACTCGAATGTTTACACTggttttcagaaaaaaacaaaatttacacccccccc
This window of the Ornithorhynchus anatinus isolate Pmale09 chromosome 6, mOrnAna1.pri.v4, whole genome shotgun sequence genome carries:
- the SOX3 gene encoding transcription factor SOX-3 produces the protein MYSMLDGGDMKSPGAPPAPGGNAGPGGNGKAGGGAGAGAGAGGGGDQDRVKRPMNAFMVWSRGQRRKMAQENPKMHNSEISKRLGADWKLLTDAEKRPFIDEAKRLRAVHMKEYPDYKYRPRRKTKTLLKKDKYSLPANLLAPGAGAVGSPVAVGQRLDGYAHVNGWTNGAYSLMPDQLGYPQHPAMGGPQLPQMHRYDMAGLQYGPVMPAAQSYMAAAAAAAAYGAVSPAAYGQQPPASSSAAAAAAAAAAMSLGPGPAGGSVVKSEPSSPPPALPSHPSSHSSHSQRACLGDLRDMISMYLPPGGDATDPSSLQGGRLHGVHQHYQTAGTGVNGTVPLTHI